A genomic segment from Mus caroli chromosome 17, CAROLI_EIJ_v1.1, whole genome shotgun sequence encodes:
- the LOC110284146 gene encoding olfactory receptor 2B11-like has translation MALINKSHPEEFILLGFADRPWLELPLFIILLVTYPTAMIGNIAIILVSILDPCLHSPMYFFLTNLSFLDMCYTTSIVPQMLTNLGGSTKTISYMRCVVQLYFFHIMGGTECVLLALMSFDRYVAICKPLHYTLIMNQRNCILLVSTVWLTGISYAVSEATVTLQLPLCGHNKLDHLVCEIPVLIKTACGEKETNELALSVVCIFLLAIPLCLILASYASIGHAVFKIKSIEGRKKAFGTCSSHLIVVLLFYGPAISMYLQPPSSITKDQPKFMALFYGVVTPTLNPFIYTLRNKDVKGALGNLLKNIFMSK, from the coding sequence ATGGCATTGATCAATAAAAGTCACCCAGAAGAGTTTATTCTGCTGGGTTTTGCAGACCGTCCTTGGCTAGAACTTCCTCTCTTTATTATTCTTCTGGTAACATACCCCACAGCCATGATTGGAAACATTGCCATCATTCTCGTGTCTATATTAGACCCCTGTCTCCACAGccccatgtatttcttcctcaCCAACCTCTCCTTTCTGGACATGTGCTACACCACAAGCATTGTACCTCAGATGCTAACCAACCTTGGAGGCTCCACAAAGACCATCAGCTACATGAGGTGTGTAGTTCAACTTTATTTCTTCCACATAATGGGGGGTACAGAGTGTGTCCTCCTGGCTCTTATGTCCTTTGACAgatatgtggccatctgcaaacCACTGCACTATACCCTCATAATGAATCAGCGCAACTGCATTCTGTTAGTATCCACTGTGTGGCTGACTGGAATTTCCTATGCTGTCTCAGAGGCCACTGTGACACTGCAATTGCCTCTATGTGGCCACAATAAACTGGATCACTTGGTGTGTGAGATTCCAGTTCtgataaaaactgcttgtggTGAAAAAGAGACTAATGAGCTTGCTCTCTCTGtggtttgcatttttcttttagctATTCCTCTGTGTTTAATTCTTGCCTCCTATGCTAGTATTGGACATGCTGTCTTTAAAATCAAATcaatagaaggaaggaaaaaggccTTTGGGACATGTTCCTCTCATCTCATTGTGGTTCTCTTGTTCTATGGTCCAGCCATTAGTATGTATCTTCAGCCTCCCTCCTCTATTACAAAAGACCAACCTAAGTTCATGGCTCTCTTCTATGGAGTAGTAACTCCTACACTGAACCCTTTCATCTATACTCTGAGAAATAAGGATGTAAAGGGGGCATTAGGTAACCTGCTCAAGAACATTTTTATGTCAAAATAA